In the Kribbella sp. NBC_00482 genome, one interval contains:
- a CDS encoding acyl-CoA dehydrogenase family protein produces MSIQERTRGRRDAIGVGVALLNRLAQWRGIDRLGLRKPAERAVFEATKTGFRTAGALSRRFSAASKLAAPSRLPAAKGTGRFDLTPTEDQQMMVDVVRSFAADVLRPAAAAADTACTTEPKVLESSAELGLSLIEVPEELGGIVTERSAMTGVLVAEALSHGDMGQAVACLAPSAVSTAISLWGDETQQATYLPAFTGESVPAAALALLEPRPLFDPFEPQTRFTGGLLNGVKSLVPRAAEAELFVIGAQTDAGPRLFVVEPDHPGVTIEAEPSMGLRAASLSRVILADVPAVPLGSVEDYAECVRLSRLGWCALALGTARAVLDYVTPYVNERTAFGEPISHRQSVAFMVANIGIELEGMKLVTYRAGSRASQGLPFAREAALARRLCAEKGMQIGTDGVQLLGGHGFVKEHPVERWYRDLRAIGVMEGAVLV; encoded by the coding sequence ATGAGCATTCAGGAGCGGACGCGTGGGCGGCGGGACGCGATCGGCGTCGGGGTCGCCCTGCTGAACCGGCTGGCCCAGTGGCGGGGGATCGACCGGCTCGGGCTGCGGAAGCCGGCCGAGCGGGCGGTGTTCGAGGCGACCAAGACCGGTTTCCGGACGGCGGGAGCGCTCTCCCGGCGTTTCTCGGCGGCGTCGAAGCTGGCCGCGCCGTCCCGGCTGCCCGCCGCGAAGGGGACCGGGCGGTTCGACCTGACGCCGACCGAGGACCAGCAGATGATGGTCGACGTCGTCCGCTCGTTCGCCGCTGACGTACTGCGTCCCGCTGCCGCCGCCGCGGACACCGCGTGCACGACGGAGCCCAAGGTCCTGGAGTCGTCGGCCGAGCTCGGACTGAGCCTGATCGAGGTCCCGGAGGAGCTCGGCGGCATCGTCACCGAGCGTTCCGCGATGACCGGCGTACTCGTTGCGGAAGCGCTCTCCCACGGCGATATGGGTCAGGCTGTCGCATGTTTGGCGCCATCCGCGGTGAGTACGGCGATCTCGCTGTGGGGCGACGAGACGCAGCAGGCGACGTACCTCCCGGCCTTCACCGGCGAGTCGGTGCCGGCGGCGGCGCTCGCGCTGCTCGAGCCGCGGCCGTTGTTCGATCCCTTCGAGCCGCAGACGCGGTTCACCGGCGGATTGCTGAACGGCGTGAAGTCGCTGGTGCCGCGGGCCGCCGAGGCGGAGCTGTTCGTGATCGGCGCGCAGACCGACGCAGGGCCGCGGTTGTTCGTCGTCGAGCCGGACCATCCGGGCGTCACGATCGAGGCCGAGCCGTCCATGGGGTTGCGGGCGGCATCGTTGAGCCGCGTGATTCTCGCTGACGTCCCGGCTGTCCCGCTCGGGTCGGTGGAGGACTACGCCGAGTGCGTGCGGTTGTCGCGGCTGGGGTGGTGCGCGCTGGCGTTGGGTACGGCGCGGGCGGTGCTCGACTACGTCACGCCGTACGTCAACGAACGCACGGCCTTCGGCGAGCCGATCAGCCATCGGCAGTCGGTGGCGTTCATGGTCGCGAACATCGGGATCGAGCTCGAGGGCATGAAGCTGGTGACGTACCGGGCCGGATCGCGTGCCTCACAGGGCCTCCCGTTCGCCCGGGAGGCGGCTTTGGCGCGGCGGTTGTGTGCCGAGAAGGGCATGCAGATCGGGACCGACGGCGTACAGCTGCTCGGCGGGCACGGGTTCGTGAAGGAACATCCGGTCGAGCGGTGGTACCGCGACTTACGGGCAATCGGTGTGATGGAAGGCGCGGTGCTGGTCTGA
- a CDS encoding RNA polymerase sigma factor: MDERVSVEGLLRELAPQVLGFLARRHGQFDLCEDAVQEALLAAATQWPVDGVPGNPRGWLITVATRRLTDAFRSENARRRREDNVAAMAGPEELVSPGADVDEAPDTDDTLTLLFLCCHPAVTPASQVALTLRAVGGLTTAEIARAFMVPEATMAPRISRAKKSIKAAGSRFVMPPEPERAERQRVVLQVLYLIFNEGYTASSGEELQRVELTAEAIRLTRMLRASLPDDGEVAGLLALMLLTDSRRAARTTADGGLVPIDEQDRSLWDRAQITEGADLTLHTLQQGAVGSYQLQAAIAAVHAEAPSADETDWRQILALYLLLEKLAPNPMVTLNRAIALAQVEGPQAGLDLLATLEDDKNITETHRLDAVRAHLYERAGDPAKAHEHYLAAARRTTSLPEQRYLQAKADAVTG; the protein is encoded by the coding sequence GTGGACGAGCGCGTGAGTGTGGAGGGGCTGCTGCGGGAGCTCGCGCCCCAGGTGCTGGGGTTTCTGGCTCGGCGGCACGGGCAGTTCGACCTGTGTGAGGACGCCGTACAGGAGGCGTTGCTGGCTGCGGCGACGCAGTGGCCGGTGGACGGCGTACCGGGGAACCCGCGGGGTTGGCTGATCACGGTCGCGACGCGGCGGCTCACCGACGCCTTCCGGAGCGAGAACGCGCGGCGGCGGCGCGAGGACAACGTCGCGGCGATGGCCGGCCCTGAGGAGTTGGTTTCGCCGGGCGCCGACGTGGACGAGGCACCGGACACCGACGACACGTTGACGTTGCTGTTCCTCTGCTGCCACCCGGCGGTCACGCCCGCCTCGCAGGTCGCGTTGACGCTGCGAGCGGTCGGCGGTCTGACCACCGCGGAGATCGCCCGCGCGTTCATGGTGCCGGAGGCAACGATGGCGCCGCGGATCAGCCGCGCGAAGAAGAGCATCAAGGCGGCGGGCAGCCGGTTCGTGATGCCGCCCGAGCCGGAGCGGGCCGAGCGGCAACGCGTCGTACTGCAGGTGCTGTACCTGATCTTCAACGAGGGCTACACGGCCAGCTCGGGCGAGGAGTTGCAGCGGGTCGAGCTGACGGCCGAGGCGATCCGTCTGACCCGGATGCTGCGAGCATCACTGCCCGACGACGGTGAGGTCGCGGGCCTGCTGGCGTTGATGTTGCTGACAGACTCACGCCGCGCCGCGCGGACGACCGCGGACGGCGGCCTGGTGCCAATCGACGAGCAGGACCGGTCGTTGTGGGACCGCGCTCAGATCACCGAAGGCGCCGACCTGACCCTGCACACGCTGCAGCAGGGCGCGGTCGGGTCGTACCAGTTGCAGGCCGCGATCGCCGCCGTCCATGCGGAGGCGCCGAGCGCCGACGAGACCGACTGGCGGCAGATCCTCGCGTTGTACCTGCTGCTCGAGAAGCTCGCGCCGAACCCGATGGTGACGCTCAACCGCGCGATCGCGCTCGCCCAGGTCGAGGGTCCGCAGGCGGGTCTCGACCTGCTCGCGACCCTCGAGGACGACAAGAACATCACCGAGACGCACCGGCTGGACGCGGTCCGCGCGCACCTGTACGAGCGCGCGGGGGATCCGGCGAAGGCACACGAGCATTACCTGGCCGCAGCCCGCCGTACGACGAGCCTCCCGGAACAGCGCTACCTGCAGGCGAAGGCCGACGCGGTCACGGGATGA
- a CDS encoding phytoene desaturase family protein, translated as MLPRSVDAVVIGSGPNGLVSAITLADAGWDVLVLEAADTFGGAVRSTEDGGWISDRFSSNYPLGVASPVLRALELEKFGLKWAHAPLPLVHLLDSEGAAAAIHPDPEDTAKSLGAEHPGDGDAWLRLYQQYVSIREPLLNALLTTWPPVGPGLKLARKLGSAGELLRFARFMAMPMHRMGQELFDGRHGPAIIAGNSLHADAPLSGAVSGTMGWLLAMLAQDVGFPVAAGGSSAFSGALVRRAERAGALLVPGTPVTGLEVSAGRVTAVHTASGETVTVERAVVADTSAPALYGELLPQALIPGGLRRDLDERFEWDYPTVKLNFRLSGPIPWTSVEARSAGVVHLGGTADDLVHLSADLDTGRVPSQPFLLIGQTTKTDPTRSPSGTEAVWAYAHLPRGISDDAAAEKLAGRMERAIERFAPGFGDLVIGRDLQRPSSLESGNAALGFGALGGGTMQLHQQLVFRPTIGLGSARTFVDGLYLGSSAIHPGGGVHGACGHLAARTALRDTSLLGPLTRKLPTTTLRHLQR; from the coding sequence ATGCTGCCGCGCAGTGTTGATGCCGTGGTGATCGGTTCGGGGCCGAACGGCCTGGTGAGCGCGATCACTCTTGCCGACGCGGGCTGGGACGTGCTGGTCCTGGAAGCCGCCGACACGTTCGGCGGTGCCGTCCGGTCGACCGAGGACGGCGGCTGGATCAGCGATCGTTTCAGTTCGAACTACCCGCTCGGGGTCGCGTCACCGGTGCTCCGGGCGCTGGAACTCGAGAAGTTCGGCCTGAAATGGGCGCATGCGCCGCTCCCGCTTGTCCACCTGCTCGACTCCGAGGGCGCCGCGGCCGCGATCCACCCGGATCCGGAGGACACCGCGAAGTCGCTCGGCGCCGAGCACCCGGGCGACGGTGACGCGTGGTTGCGCCTGTATCAGCAGTACGTGTCGATCCGGGAGCCGCTGCTGAACGCGCTGCTCACCACCTGGCCGCCGGTCGGGCCGGGGCTGAAACTGGCCCGGAAGCTGGGTTCGGCGGGGGAGTTGCTGCGGTTCGCGCGGTTCATGGCGATGCCGATGCACCGGATGGGCCAGGAGCTGTTCGACGGGCGGCACGGTCCGGCGATCATCGCCGGGAACTCGCTGCACGCGGATGCGCCGTTGTCGGGCGCCGTCAGCGGGACGATGGGCTGGCTGCTCGCGATGCTGGCCCAGGACGTCGGGTTCCCGGTCGCGGCCGGCGGATCCTCCGCATTCTCCGGCGCGCTGGTACGGCGGGCCGAGCGTGCGGGGGCGTTGCTCGTCCCGGGTACGCCCGTCACCGGTCTCGAGGTCTCCGCGGGCCGAGTGACCGCCGTACACACCGCCTCCGGTGAGACCGTGACCGTCGAGCGCGCCGTCGTCGCGGACACCTCAGCGCCGGCGCTGTACGGCGAGTTGTTGCCGCAGGCCCTCATTCCGGGTGGGCTGCGGCGGGATCTGGACGAGCGGTTCGAGTGGGACTACCCGACGGTCAAGCTGAACTTCCGGCTGAGCGGCCCGATCCCTTGGACGTCGGTGGAGGCACGTTCCGCGGGCGTCGTACACCTCGGCGGTACGGCGGACGACCTCGTGCACCTGTCCGCCGACCTCGACACCGGGCGGGTGCCGTCGCAGCCGTTCCTGCTGATCGGCCAGACCACGAAGACGGATCCGACGCGCTCGCCTTCGGGGACGGAGGCGGTCTGGGCCTATGCGCACCTGCCGCGCGGAATCTCCGACGACGCGGCGGCCGAGAAGCTGGCCGGCCGGATGGAACGCGCGATCGAGCGGTTCGCCCCGGGCTTCGGCGACCTCGTCATCGGCCGCGACCTGCAGCGTCCGTCGTCGCTCGAGTCCGGGAACGCGGCGCTCGGCTTCGGCGCGCTCGGCGGCGGAACGATGCAGCTCCACCAGCAGTTGGTCTTCCGCCCGACGATCGGCCTGGGCAGCGCCCGCACCTTCGTCGACGGCCTGTACCTGGGCAGCTCCGCCATCCACCCCGGCGGCGGCGTCCACGGAGCCTGCGGCCACCTAGCCGCCCGAACCGCCCTCCGCGACACCTCCCTCCTAGGCCCCCTAACCCGCAAACTCCCAACAACAACCCTCCGCCACCTGCAACGGTGA
- a CDS encoding TIGR03668 family PPOX class F420-dependent oxidoreductase, with amino-acid sequence MDEGTCRARVAAARVGRLGSVGVDLRPHIVPVTYAVHADELFIAIDQKPKSTTALKRLRNIAAHERVAVLVDEYDEDWTHLWWVRVDGTARVLPEHAAALELLVAKYPQYEADPPRGPVITVRADAWSGWSFS; translated from the coding sequence ATGGATGAGGGGACATGTCGGGCTCGGGTTGCGGCGGCTCGGGTTGGGCGGTTGGGGAGTGTCGGGGTGGATCTGCGCCCGCACATCGTCCCGGTGACGTACGCCGTACACGCGGACGAGCTGTTCATCGCTATCGATCAGAAGCCGAAGTCGACGACTGCGCTGAAGCGGCTGCGGAACATCGCGGCGCACGAGCGGGTCGCCGTACTGGTGGACGAGTACGACGAGGACTGGACGCATCTGTGGTGGGTCCGGGTCGACGGGACCGCGCGAGTGCTACCCGAGCACGCCGCAGCGCTCGAGCTGCTGGTAGCCAAGTACCCGCAGTACGAGGCAGATCCACCGAGGGGCCCGGTGATCACGGTCCGAGCCGATGCCTGGTCGGGTTGGTCGTTTAGCTGA
- a CDS encoding class I SAM-dependent methyltransferase: protein METNALVERIFRNAGATLELYSIYLGERLGLYRSLAEQGPATSVELAERTGTNERYIREWLEHHAASGLVDVDDVTAAATVRRYTLPPEHVPVLADPDHVDYHGYKGVELARAARMLPDLVEAYRTGDAPPHQPWEPEGRAEFNRPTYLNLLGKQWLPAIPEIDERLRADPPARVADFACGTGWSSIAMAQAYPRITVHGLDLDEDAIAAATRHALETGLSERVSYSVANASDASQSGRFDLVTILEAMHDIPRPVDALRSARQLLAPGGSVLILDELVEDEFTAPASELERYHYGWSLMSCLPDAMGDPESAATGAVMRPATLRRYATEAGFQEIQILPFHTSLFRFYRLIP, encoded by the coding sequence ATGGAGACCAACGCACTCGTCGAGCGGATCTTCCGGAACGCCGGAGCCACGCTCGAGCTCTACTCCATCTACCTCGGCGAGCGCCTGGGCCTGTACCGGTCGCTCGCCGAGCAAGGCCCGGCGACGTCCGTCGAGCTGGCCGAACGCACCGGCACCAACGAGCGCTACATCCGCGAATGGCTGGAGCACCACGCCGCCAGCGGACTCGTCGACGTCGACGACGTCACCGCGGCTGCCACCGTACGGCGCTACACCCTGCCGCCCGAGCACGTTCCGGTGCTGGCTGACCCGGACCACGTCGACTACCACGGCTACAAGGGAGTCGAGCTCGCACGGGCGGCCCGGATGCTGCCCGACCTGGTCGAGGCGTACCGCACCGGCGACGCGCCGCCGCACCAGCCGTGGGAGCCCGAAGGACGGGCGGAGTTCAACCGGCCGACGTACCTGAACCTGCTCGGCAAACAGTGGCTGCCCGCCATTCCCGAGATCGACGAGCGGCTCCGCGCCGACCCGCCGGCCCGGGTCGCCGACTTCGCCTGCGGCACAGGCTGGTCGTCGATCGCGATGGCCCAGGCCTATCCACGCATCACCGTGCACGGTCTCGACCTCGACGAGGACGCCATCGCCGCAGCAACCCGGCACGCACTCGAAACAGGACTGAGCGAACGCGTCAGCTACTCGGTCGCGAACGCATCCGACGCCTCACAGAGCGGCCGGTTCGACCTGGTCACGATTCTTGAGGCCATGCACGACATACCGCGACCAGTCGACGCGCTGCGGAGCGCGCGGCAACTGCTGGCACCAGGCGGTTCGGTCCTCATCCTCGACGAGCTGGTCGAGGACGAGTTCACCGCCCCTGCTTCGGAGCTGGAGCGGTACCACTACGGCTGGAGCCTGATGTCCTGCCTGCCGGACGCGATGGGCGATCCGGAGTCGGCCGCGACCGGCGCGGTGATGCGGCCGGCGACGCTCCGCCGGTACGCCACCGAGGCAGGGTTCCAGGAGATACAGATCCTGCCGTTCCACACCTCGCTGTTCCGCTTCTACCGACTCATCCCGTGA
- a CDS encoding LacI family DNA-binding transcriptional regulator, translating into MAVSMSDVARHAGVSQRTVSNVVNNYVHVSPATRARVQASLDALGYRPNTAARRLRTGRTGTVTLAVPTFRERYFADLAEAVVSAARERSTTVLVETTGGRHETELELLRGGGEILTDGVIMSAVSLGRTDQRSTHPVVLIGDREPGSAIDHVAIKNREAAQAAVSHLLDTGCRRILLLGANHGPRRSYQLRRQGYQAALKKYGTEPDPELVVECDWTTAAAADAVTALLAERALPDGIFAMNDSAALGALRALVRAGIDVPGKVSVIGFDDIVEAGLSTPSLSTVAPLLDDIASMALDLLEEQLDEDHVPQHRMAGYELRVRESTGR; encoded by the coding sequence GTGGCGGTCAGCATGTCCGACGTGGCACGGCACGCGGGCGTCTCGCAGCGGACCGTCTCGAACGTGGTGAACAACTACGTCCACGTCTCCCCCGCGACCCGGGCGCGCGTCCAGGCCAGCCTCGACGCGCTCGGCTACCGCCCGAACACGGCCGCCCGGCGGCTGCGCACCGGCCGGACCGGCACCGTGACGCTGGCCGTCCCGACGTTCCGCGAGCGGTACTTCGCAGACCTCGCCGAGGCGGTCGTTTCCGCCGCGAGAGAGCGCTCTACGACCGTTCTCGTCGAGACCACCGGCGGCCGCCACGAGACCGAACTCGAACTGCTCCGCGGCGGCGGCGAGATCCTCACCGACGGCGTGATCATGAGCGCGGTCTCCCTCGGCCGCACCGATCAGCGCAGCACGCACCCGGTGGTCCTGATCGGCGACCGCGAGCCGGGCAGCGCGATCGACCACGTCGCCATCAAGAACCGCGAGGCCGCGCAGGCGGCCGTTTCCCATCTCCTCGACACCGGGTGCCGGCGGATCCTGCTGCTCGGCGCGAACCACGGGCCCAGGCGGTCGTATCAGCTGCGCAGGCAGGGCTACCAGGCGGCGTTGAAGAAGTACGGGACCGAACCCGATCCGGAACTGGTGGTCGAGTGCGACTGGACGACCGCGGCGGCCGCCGACGCCGTCACCGCGTTGCTCGCCGAGAGAGCGCTCCCCGACGGGATCTTTGCGATGAACGATTCCGCCGCGCTCGGTGCCCTCCGCGCGCTGGTCCGCGCCGGAATCGACGTACCGGGCAAGGTCTCGGTGATCGGCTTCGACGACATCGTCGAGGCAGGCCTGTCCACGCCGTCACTCAGCACGGTCGCACCGCTGCTCGACGACATCGCGAGCATGGCGCTCGACCTGCTCGAGGAACAACTGGACGAGGATCACGTCCCGCAGCACCGGATGGCCGGCTACGAGCTCCGCGTCCGGGAGAGTACCGGCCGCTGA
- a CDS encoding Gfo/Idh/MocA family protein, which yields MRVAVVGAGGWGEHHARIFSRREDTELVAVCGRTPARTQARAERYGATPYTDLDEMLRTEHPELITVCLPNEDHYDVTLKLVRTGVPLLVEKPLVFDLAEADTLLDQAGDHFFAINFNHRYAEPVQRAKALIDAGELGDLIFATWRFGGEANHGRSPHANLIETQCHGFDMLEHLVGPISAVSAHLTDKTYGAFSTLALALDFENRAVGTMLGTYDSSYAYPDTQRIEINGTKGRLVIHDTVRALTFSKAGDPVEQRWHSTYFDDETRNFAGTFDRHVDALLTALRAGDQPPVHARAGRRALALAHATIESHETSRRVSIT from the coding sequence ATGAGGGTCGCGGTGGTCGGCGCCGGCGGCTGGGGCGAGCACCACGCGCGCATCTTCTCCCGGCGCGAGGACACCGAACTCGTGGCGGTCTGCGGCCGCACCCCGGCGCGGACCCAGGCGCGGGCCGAGAGGTACGGCGCGACGCCGTACACCGATCTCGACGAGATGCTGCGCACCGAGCACCCGGAGCTCATCACGGTCTGCCTGCCGAACGAGGACCACTACGACGTCACGCTGAAGCTCGTGCGTACCGGCGTACCGCTGCTGGTCGAGAAACCCCTCGTCTTCGACCTCGCCGAGGCGGACACGCTGCTGGACCAAGCCGGCGACCACTTCTTCGCGATCAACTTCAACCACCGGTACGCCGAACCGGTGCAACGCGCGAAGGCCCTCATCGACGCAGGCGAACTGGGTGACCTGATCTTCGCGACCTGGCGCTTCGGCGGCGAAGCGAACCATGGCAGGTCCCCGCACGCCAACCTGATCGAGACCCAGTGCCACGGCTTCGACATGCTCGAGCACCTCGTCGGCCCGATCTCCGCGGTCTCCGCGCACCTGACCGACAAGACGTACGGCGCGTTCAGCACGCTCGCGCTCGCACTCGACTTCGAGAACCGCGCGGTCGGCACCATGCTCGGCACGTACGACTCGTCGTACGCCTACCCCGATACCCAACGCATCGAGATCAACGGCACGAAGGGTCGCCTCGTCATCCACGACACCGTCCGTGCGCTGACGTTCTCCAAGGCCGGCGACCCGGTCGAGCAGCGCTGGCATTCGACGTACTTCGACGACGAGACCCGCAACTTCGCGGGCACCTTCGACCGCCACGTCGACGCGCTCCTCACCGCACTCCGCGCCGGCGACCAACCACCCGTCCACGCCCGCGCCGGCCGACGGGCCCTCGCACTCGCCCACGCCACCATCGAATCCCACGAGACCAGTCGACGGGTCAGCATCACCTGA
- a CDS encoding alcohol dehydrogenase catalytic domain-containing protein has protein sequence MTRTALAPRFTGAGDIEFADHEYPDPGPGQLLLAVQANALCGTDRHQYYDGSSVVPGHEAAGTVLQAGEGTTTPVGTRGAVFLMDFCGECRSCRYDATNQCFAKRADMGFTHDGGYGPYELVHESNFFPITDNIEIGNATMLLDVMGTSSHALGRAALVRQDVESVYVAGAGPIGLGLTVMSKLKYGADVPVYISDFSRWRLDFAESFGAIPLLADDLAQAGNPDLAFDASGKESARRAALDIISQRGALICVGHGESVTLDVSRDLISPEHAVLGSEYFRYDEMPGNLELLQEHQELIGRVISHRFPVADIAEAFRLFMAGETGKVVVTQDGAA, from the coding sequence ATGACGCGTACCGCCCTCGCCCCCAGGTTCACCGGAGCCGGAGACATCGAGTTCGCGGACCACGAGTACCCGGACCCCGGACCCGGCCAGCTCCTCCTCGCCGTCCAGGCCAACGCCCTCTGCGGCACCGACCGCCACCAGTACTACGACGGCTCGTCCGTCGTCCCCGGACACGAAGCCGCCGGCACCGTCCTGCAGGCCGGCGAAGGCACCACCACACCCGTCGGCACCCGCGGCGCCGTCTTCCTGATGGACTTCTGCGGCGAGTGCCGCAGCTGCAGGTACGACGCGACCAACCAGTGCTTCGCCAAGCGCGCCGACATGGGCTTCACCCATGACGGCGGCTACGGCCCCTACGAACTGGTGCACGAGTCCAACTTCTTCCCGATCACCGACAACATCGAGATCGGCAACGCGACGATGCTGCTCGACGTGATGGGCACCAGCAGTCACGCCCTCGGCCGCGCGGCGCTGGTCCGGCAGGACGTCGAGAGCGTGTACGTAGCCGGCGCTGGACCGATCGGGCTCGGCCTGACGGTGATGAGCAAGCTCAAGTACGGCGCCGACGTACCGGTCTACATCTCCGACTTCTCCCGCTGGCGGCTCGACTTCGCCGAATCGTTCGGTGCGATCCCGCTCCTGGCCGACGACCTCGCACAGGCCGGAAACCCCGATCTCGCCTTCGACGCGTCAGGCAAGGAATCCGCCCGCCGCGCGGCCCTCGACATCATCAGTCAACGCGGCGCCCTGATCTGCGTCGGCCACGGGGAATCGGTCACGCTCGACGTGTCCCGCGACCTGATCAGCCCCGAGCACGCCGTCCTCGGCAGCGAGTACTTCCGGTACGACGAGATGCCGGGCAACCTCGAGCTCCTCCAGGAACACCAGGAGCTCATCGGACGCGTGATCAGCCACCGCTTCCCAGTCGCCGACATCGCCGAGGCGTTCCGCCTGTTCATGGCCGGTGAAACAGGCAAGGTCGTCGTCACGCAAGACGGTGCCGCATGA